A section of the Clostridium felsineum DSM 794 genome encodes:
- the nrdJ gene encoding ribonucleoside-triphosphate reductase, adenosylcobalamin-dependent, which translates to MDKSNNVKLSNEFLKQYPDYPEAMSDIGRFTYLRTYSRWLEGEKRRETWKETVARAVQYNCNTVEGGADTEEAEALFDVVFNLKGFLSGRTLWIGGTEAVEKHALANFNCSAVVLDSFEKLSELFYALMCGTGVGFRAMQEDVEYLPKMRKLRNVEHMPYIARSKENRLESTSLEFYKDMAIIRIGDSKEGWIQSLRFFFNIITRKEYSYINEILFNYDSVRPKGERLHAFGGTASGHGSLLNMYKKMTEIINRDNTGSRAVTTLDMLDFATIIAENVVVGGVRRSAEIGLIGADDKACIEAKSQLYTQDKSGNWGINNEISHRRNSNNTIIHWEKPSKNFWHWQLEQMRYSGEPGFYNGEHARKRKPNFKVTNPCAEVLLDDRQTCNLVTTNVMAHVKDGVLDVTDLERTHALLTRASYRLTCIELELSEWDKMLHRDRLLGVSLTGWQDMVNAVGLDKNMQASILRLLRSKARESADFLSDGLGLNRSELVTTVKPEGTLSLLPTVSSGLHFSHSGYYIRRIRINADDALVKVCKLLGYPIYPEVGQEMETANTLVIEFPVKAPQGRTKFNVSAIEQLETYKLFMENYVDHNASITVSVRENEWAEVEQWVYDNWDSCVGISFLSLDDSYYQLLPYEAITKEEYEKRAKDMLPIDSELLKYFENGADFDIGNEGCEGGLCPIR; encoded by the coding sequence ATGGATAAAAGTAACAACGTAAAGTTAAGTAACGAGTTCCTAAAACAGTATCCAGATTACCCAGAAGCTATGTCGGATATTGGCAGATTCACATATCTTCGCACTTATTCCCGTTGGTTAGAAGGGGAGAAAAGGCGCGAAACTTGGAAGGAAACTGTAGCAAGGGCGGTACAATATAACTGTAATACTGTGGAAGGTGGGGCAGATACAGAAGAAGCAGAAGCACTATTTGATGTTGTGTTTAACTTAAAGGGTTTCTTATCTGGTCGTACACTGTGGATAGGCGGAACAGAAGCAGTCGAAAAGCACGCTCTTGCAAACTTTAATTGTAGTGCTGTAGTACTGGATAGCTTTGAAAAACTGTCCGAATTATTTTACGCCTTGATGTGTGGAACTGGTGTAGGGTTTAGGGCTATGCAGGAAGACGTTGAGTATCTGCCTAAAATGCGTAAATTAAGAAATGTGGAACATATGCCGTATATTGCTAGAAGTAAAGAAAATAGACTTGAAAGCACTAGTTTGGAATTCTATAAAGACATGGCTATAATTCGCATTGGGGATAGTAAAGAGGGTTGGATTCAGTCCCTACGCTTCTTTTTTAACATAATAACTAGGAAGGAATACAGCTACATCAACGAAATACTATTTAACTATGACAGCGTAAGACCAAAGGGCGAGCGCCTACATGCTTTCGGTGGAACAGCTTCTGGACACGGTAGCCTACTAAACATGTATAAGAAAATGACGGAAATAATTAACCGTGACAATACGGGTTCAAGGGCAGTCACTACTTTAGATATGTTGGATTTTGCCACTATAATTGCTGAAAATGTTGTTGTAGGTGGCGTGAGAAGGTCAGCGGAAATCGGTCTTATAGGTGCAGATGATAAGGCATGTATAGAAGCAAAAAGTCAATTGTACACACAGGATAAAAGCGGTAATTGGGGGATAAATAACGAGATCTCACACAGAAGGAACAGTAATAACACGATTATCCATTGGGAAAAACCAAGTAAGAACTTTTGGCACTGGCAGTTGGAACAAATGCGTTATTCTGGTGAGCCGGGATTCTATAATGGTGAACATGCCCGAAAACGTAAGCCTAACTTCAAAGTAACCAACCCTTGCGCCGAAGTTTTACTAGATGATAGACAGACATGTAATCTTGTAACTACGAATGTAATGGCTCATGTAAAAGATGGTGTATTAGACGTGACAGACCTAGAACGTACCCACGCTTTACTTACTAGAGCCTCATACAGACTTACTTGTATTGAATTAGAACTATCTGAATGGGACAAGATGTTGCACCGTGATAGACTGCTAGGCGTATCACTAACAGGGTGGCAAGACATGGTTAACGCTGTAGGGTTAGACAAGAACATGCAAGCGTCAATATTAAGGCTGTTACGTAGCAAGGCTAGGGAATCAGCGGACTTTTTATCAGATGGGTTGGGGCTTAATCGTTCTGAACTGGTCACCACAGTAAAGCCAGAAGGAACCCTATCTTTACTACCTACAGTTTCAAGCGGTCTGCACTTTAGCCACAGCGGGTATTACATTAGAAGGATAAGAATAAACGCAGATGACGCACTTGTTAAGGTTTGTAAATTGTTAGGCTACCCTATTTATCCAGAAGTGGGACAGGAAATGGAAACAGCCAACACGTTAGTAATAGAATTCCCTGTAAAAGCACCGCAAGGCAGAACTAAATTTAATGTGTCAGCTATTGAACAACTAGAAACATATAAGCTATTCATGGAAAACTATGTTGACCACAACGCAAGTATAACTGTTTCTGTTAGGGAAAATGAATGGGCAGAAGTGGAACAGTGGGTTTATGATAATTGGGATAGTTGTGTGGGTATCAGTTTCCTTTCATTGGACGACAGCTACTACCAACTACTGCCATACGAAGCCATAACAAAGGAAGAATACGAAAAAAGAGCGAAAGATATGTTGCCTATAGACAGTGAATTGTTAAAGTACTTTGAAAATGGCGCCGATTTCGATATTGGTAATGAAGGGTGTGAAGGCGGTTTATGCCCAATCAGATAA
- a CDS encoding crossover junction endodeoxyribonuclease RuvC: MAGKGKKKQIKRILAMDLSMNLPGFAVLDIANGKVVIRETSYVDNKTGDKVKLSYAEKLNRIAMEMARIFTDYPDIDAVVREKGFYRFAGITQVLFRVVGVSDLLVYQHTGVTTIDELPPTTVKRIVAGDGRADKKDVEVGVREHLTPMQKDYTFYSDDVSDAVAVGIAWFLKHGYID, from the coding sequence ATGGCAGGTAAAGGGAAAAAGAAGCAAATAAAACGGATTTTAGCTATGGACTTGTCAATGAACTTGCCGGGTTTTGCCGTATTAGATATAGCCAACGGAAAGGTCGTAATAAGGGAAACTAGCTACGTAGACAATAAAACAGGCGATAAGGTCAAATTGTCTTATGCGGAAAAACTAAACCGTATTGCAATGGAAATGGCTAGAATATTCACAGATTATCCAGACATTGACGCTGTAGTTAGGGAAAAGGGGTTTTATAGATTCGCAGGAATAACACAAGTACTATTTAGGGTTGTCGGTGTGTCTGACCTTTTAGTCTATCAACATACCGGTGTTACTACTATTGATGAACTGCCACCAACTACCGTAAAAAGAATAGTAGCGGGTGATGGTAGGGCAGATAAAAAGGACGTGGAAGTAGGCGTAAGGGAGCATTTAACACCTATGCAAAAAGACTATACCTTCTACAGTGATGATGTGTCAGACGCTGTAGCGGTTGGTATTGCGTGGTTTCTAAAACATGGGTATATAGACTAG
- a CDS encoding PD-(D/E)XK nuclease family protein has product MQFNNDGLPMWEETVKSHKLFNHNGVEFAILGMMDGILQYKDGSTIGFEYKTKSNSVAQVGNYKLKEPMSYHKEQCTAYSLLFGMDEFMLMYEAIAKDGWTKGAEARADFKVFYHKVTKEDQTALLDKLANVVKAIESKALPQMQIDKCLMCGYKDICRKAGE; this is encoded by the coding sequence GTGCAGTTTAACAATGATGGTCTACCTATGTGGGAAGAAACAGTAAAGTCACATAAGCTGTTTAATCACAATGGCGTTGAATTCGCTATCTTGGGAATGATGGACGGTATTTTACAGTATAAAGACGGTTCAACAATAGGCTTTGAATACAAGACCAAAAGTAACAGCGTGGCACAGGTTGGTAATTACAAACTAAAAGAGCCTATGTCTTACCACAAAGAGCAGTGTACCGCATATTCACTACTATTCGGTATGGACGAGTTTATGCTAATGTATGAAGCTATTGCCAAAGACGGTTGGACAAAAGGAGCAGAAGCTAGAGCAGACTTTAAAGTGTTTTACCATAAGGTTACAAAGGAAGACCAAACAGCCTTACTGGACAAACTGGCTAATGTTGTTAAGGCAATCGAAAGCAAGGCACTTCCACAAATGCAGATAGATAAATGTTTGATGTGTGGTTATAAAGATATATGCAGAAAGGCGGGGGAATAG
- a CDS encoding toprim domain-containing protein, translated as MAELTVNNHFLDIDVMEELEQFNWTHAEVKGNKFIACSPFREERRPSFAVNLENGTFKDSGAVDPTYLKGNLVILLAFLRQEGYEDTESYLVEKYALILADTEALQLHLDLHGEKEAPTVFTKQQLSHLYTDKCGYLIGRGISDEVQELFGIGYDPVNKAIAMPWYNSRGQIVNVKYRSIERKSFFYQKQGQPVKDYVYGLYQCKLKGAKCVYICESEIDALYLWTHGIPAVATGGSNLTKEQHRQLIALGVETFIVATDNDQVGRRFASTIHQALLPFSQVMRFQFPEDKKDINELSPEQLQEYSVKSIPITPSFL; from the coding sequence ATGGCTGAATTAACCGTAAATAACCACTTTTTAGATATAGATGTAATGGAAGAATTAGAGCAGTTTAATTGGACACATGCAGAAGTAAAGGGGAATAAGTTTATAGCCTGTTCTCCTTTTCGTGAAGAGCGCCGTCCCTCCTTTGCTGTTAATTTAGAAAATGGGACTTTTAAAGATAGTGGGGCAGTTGACCCTACATACTTAAAAGGCAACCTAGTAATCCTATTAGCCTTTTTAAGACAGGAAGGGTACGAAGATACAGAAAGCTATTTGGTAGAGAAATACGCCCTTATTTTAGCTGATACAGAAGCCCTACAACTACACCTAGACTTACACGGTGAAAAAGAAGCACCTACAGTATTTACGAAACAGCAACTATCACATTTATATACAGATAAGTGCGGATACTTAATAGGACGTGGAATTTCTGACGAAGTTCAGGAGTTATTTGGTATTGGATATGACCCTGTGAATAAAGCAATAGCTATGCCGTGGTATAACAGCAGGGGGCAGATTGTGAATGTAAAGTATAGAAGTATAGAACGTAAATCCTTCTTTTACCAGAAGCAGGGGCAACCGGTAAAGGACTACGTATACGGTCTTTACCAATGCAAGCTAAAGGGTGCTAAATGTGTATATATCTGTGAGTCGGAAATAGACGCTCTTTACTTGTGGACACATGGAATTCCCGCAGTAGCTACAGGGGGAAGTAACTTAACTAAAGAACAGCACAGGCAGTTAATCGCATTGGGCGTGGAAACATTTATAGTTGCTACAGATAATGACCAAGTTGGAAGAAGATTCGCCAGCACCATTCATCAAGCCCTTTTACCGTTTAGTCAAGTAATGCGTTTCCAGTTCCCGGAAGATAAGAAGGATATTAACGAGCTGTCCCCGGAACAATTGCAAGAATATTCTGTGAAATCTATACCAATTACGCCAAGCTTTTTATAG
- a CDS encoding DnaB-like helicase C-terminal domain-containing protein, which translates to MEDRLLSKIIDTEDIQSIRGGSLSPSDFYSQQEAYLFIKEYIQTYGETPEAETVARECTTFNYVPSVPDKLDYLISEVKNATAKRKAYELLQQQAGVQFSKLKGRDFVEWLSEQANTLKEAFSTVEANAVNYATNGQERASQYLNYKENKDSIFIPTPFSTLNNWLGGGAELGDYILLHAYTNRGKSWIASQFGLTAWKNGNGVLYYSPELTLKQQQDRFDTLNGHFTNKELKSGSLSGNNEARYLQYLDGFNSTTNETPLLVKTMGELPKGLDLSVIEGDLLRNPTVKFVVIDGFNLISHGTAKGQSNRDSMGNTSRKLRQLFARHKVVGLVVAQTPTSAEKENKVADDEGQRMVKCPELHQYSETVALIQDPSVILTFDAVDGVGGLKLVKSRTPYVGSQLELHTDFNAGYITETTTVDYF; encoded by the coding sequence ATGGAAGATAGATTGTTAAGCAAAATCATAGACACCGAAGACATACAAAGCATACGCGGAGGTAGTTTAAGCCCGTCAGACTTCTATTCACAACAGGAAGCTTACCTATTTATCAAGGAATATATACAGACTTATGGTGAAACCCCAGAAGCAGAAACAGTGGCAAGGGAATGTACTACTTTTAATTATGTTCCTAGTGTGCCGGACAAATTGGACTATCTTATATCAGAAGTTAAGAACGCAACAGCGAAAAGAAAAGCCTACGAACTGCTCCAACAGCAAGCGGGTGTGCAATTCAGCAAACTAAAGGGAAGGGATTTCGTAGAATGGCTGTCTGAACAGGCTAATACCCTAAAAGAAGCCTTTAGCACCGTTGAAGCTAACGCAGTAAATTACGCAACCAATGGACAAGAAAGAGCCAGCCAGTACCTAAATTATAAAGAAAATAAAGACAGCATATTTATTCCAACACCCTTTAGTACCTTGAATAACTGGTTAGGTGGTGGAGCTGAACTTGGGGACTATATTCTGTTACACGCCTACACTAACAGAGGTAAGTCTTGGATAGCTTCACAGTTTGGTCTAACAGCATGGAAGAATGGAAATGGTGTTCTGTACTATTCACCAGAATTAACCCTTAAACAGCAACAAGACCGATTCGACACGTTAAACGGACACTTCACTAATAAGGAACTAAAAAGTGGAAGCCTTTCGGGGAACAATGAAGCCCGTTATCTACAGTACTTGGATGGATTTAACAGCACTACAAACGAAACCCCCCTATTAGTTAAGACTATGGGAGAACTGCCGAAGGGACTAGATTTGTCTGTTATAGAAGGGGACTTACTACGAAATCCTACAGTAAAATTTGTTGTTATAGATGGGTTTAACCTTATTTCCCACGGAACAGCTAAAGGACAGTCAAACCGCGATAGCATGGGAAACACTTCAAGAAAATTAAGACAGTTATTCGCTAGGCATAAGGTAGTGGGACTAGTAGTGGCACAGACACCAACCAGTGCTGAAAAAGAGAATAAAGTGGCAGATGATGAAGGGCAAAGAATGGTTAAATGTCCAGAACTTCACCAGTATTCAGAAACTGTAGCCTTGATTCAAGACCCAAGTGTGATACTGACTTTTGACGCTGTAGACGGTGTTGGCGGTCTTAAGTTAGTTAAAAGTAGAACACCTTATGTAGGCAGTCAACTAGAGCTTCATACGGACTTTAATGCGGGCTATATTACAGAAACTACAACCGTTGATTACTTTTAA
- a CDS encoding ATP-binding protein, producing MGEAISVRQDCKFKRDCKRFKSGKCDQYCYPYTLMHGLNGKGGFWGLSNVPVAYRDCLVDNLPIKDSNPQIYKAVVLYIGNVLQKVQESGRGIFFVGDTGTGKTTTAITILNEYLVARVKQHLTSDYKVTTNPVFFARMAEFQNLYNSQFRGSQDQQITNSDRYYAYKDVLTKTELLVIDDVAMRGLTEGFQNELYEIIDHRVINRLTTIFTANVMYNEMVEFLGERIVSRIKGLAGKPIVFKGNDYRESGLFS from the coding sequence ATGGGAGAAGCAATTAGCGTCAGACAAGACTGTAAATTTAAACGTGATTGTAAAAGGTTTAAAAGTGGGAAATGTGACCAATACTGTTATCCTTACACACTTATGCATGGGTTAAACGGTAAGGGTGGGTTTTGGGGTTTATCGAATGTGCCAGTAGCTTACAGGGATTGTCTAGTGGATAACTTACCAATAAAGGACAGTAACCCTCAAATATATAAGGCGGTAGTGTTGTATATCGGAAATGTATTGCAGAAGGTACAGGAATCCGGAAGGGGAATTTTCTTTGTTGGGGACACAGGGACAGGCAAGACTACCACCGCCATAACCATACTAAACGAGTACTTGGTGGCACGGGTTAAACAGCATTTGACTAGTGACTATAAGGTGACTACGAACCCTGTATTTTTCGCTAGAATGGCAGAATTTCAAAACTTATATAACAGCCAATTTCGAGGCAGCCAAGACCAACAGATAACCAACTCCGACCGTTATTATGCATATAAAGACGTGCTAACCAAGACTGAATTGCTAGTAATAGATGATGTGGCAATGCGTGGACTTACAGAGGGCTTTCAAAATGAATTGTACGAAATAATTGACCACCGCGTCATAAACCGCTTAACCACTATATTTACAGCAAATGTGATGTATAACGAAATGGTCGAATTTCTAGGTGAAAGAATAGTGTCCAGAATAAAAGGACTTGCCGGAAAACCTATAGTGTTCAAGGGAAATGACTACCGCGAATCCGGGTTATTTAGTTAA